The following are encoded together in the Primulina tabacum isolate GXHZ01 chromosome 18, ASM2559414v2, whole genome shotgun sequence genome:
- the LOC142533174 gene encoding uncharacterized protein LOC142533174 yields MDFVFGNLNGGSSSFNPDINKCPFLRNINEPTNFSFSMPMALPIPLRDGKGPIFEDGPNFDMAFRLFHGQNGVVPLSERSFIRTEKCPSESSPIHFNPLGAKAATISLSAFGPGGPFGFDAFSKKWKKESKKSSSSKNESSKGTKSEHEAMGNEWLQNGNCPIAKSYRAVSHVLPLVAKVFKPPPGMKYRCPPAVVAARSAIAKTAFAKNLRPQPLPTKVLVVGILGMAANVPLGIWREHTEKFSPSWFAAVHAAVPFIGILRKSILMPKAAMAFTIAASILGQVIGSRAERLRLKSVAARKLAVLESSSSGPTQLAVGGVRGGYCGEIIDWKQNSIEAPPSSADVFC; encoded by the exons ATGGATTTTGTCTTCGGAAACTTGAATGGGGGATCCTCATCTTTCAACCCGGACATCAATAAGTGTCCATTTTTGCGAAATATTAATGAGCCAACAAACTTTTCCTTCTCAATGCCTATGGCTCTCCCTATACCG TTGCGagatggaaaaggtcccatattTGAGGATGGTCCCAACTTTGATATGGCATTTAGGCTTTTCCATGGGCAGAATGGTGTTGTCCCTCTTTCTGAGAGATCATTCATTCGTACTGAGAAATGTCCATCCGAATCATCTCCCATTCATTTCAATCCATTGGGAGCAAAAGCAGCCACCATTAGTCTCTCAGCCTTTGGTCCAGGAGGACCTTTTGGGTTTGATGCATTTTCCAAGAAGTGGAAGAAAGAAAGCAAGAAATCAAGTTCCTCGAAAAATGAGTCCTCAAAG GGAACGAAATCAGAACACGAAGCCATGGGCAATGAATGGCTACAGAACGGGAACTGCCCCATTGCAAAGTCGTATCGGGCTGTGAGTCATGTCCTTCCTCTTGTAGCAAAGGTCTTTAAACCCCCGCCTGGCATGAAGTATAGGTGTCCTCCAGCTGTGGTCGCTGCCAGGAGTGCTATAGCAAAAACAGCCTTTGCCAAAAACCTTCGACCTCAACCACTACCCACAAAAGTACTTGTTGTTGGCATTTTGGGTATGGCAGCAAATGTACCATTAGGAATATGGAGAGAACACACCGAAAAGTTTTCACCTTCTTGGTTTGCTGCTGTTCATGCTGCCGTACCGTTCATAGGTATTCTCCGGAAATCCATCTTGATGCCTAAAGCAGCAATGGCTTTTACCATTGCTGCTTCCATTTTAGggcaggtgattggttcgaggGCAGAAAGACTCCGTCTGAAATCGGTTGCTGCCAGGAAGCTGGCAGTTCTTGAATCTTCTAGCAGTGGGCCGACTCAATTGGCTGTTGGTGGAGTTAGAGGTGGATACTGTGGTGAAATCATTGATTGGAAACAGAATTCTATTGAAGCTCCCCCATCGTCGGCAGACGTTTTTTGCTGA
- the LOC142533900 gene encoding uncharacterized protein LOC142533900 — protein MPPEPYPWDRRDFRKHERSGPDPRFGGGFGGGGSPRWRDQQHHNAPPAHPPSYHQNYHHQQQQQQQQQQRWYSDFRTRSLPPAQGKQAGWYAHPDEGSHAFLPFGSRFSDRNLEEENFRPYRSCSDGGRYVRNSRENRVSFSQKEWKATSWEPFAASTPCRPNTETNDQSRLLENNKTTHESNCVPNCPKSENLSRPSDSLNPSEPSCPLEKERQDKDGDNSDRLCANGLESTGKLEKENCLASIDWKPLKWSRSGSLSSRGSSLSCSSSSKSMGMDSVERVAEVREKKLAPVQSPIAEATTCVMTAAPASSEETSSRKKPRLGWGEGLAKYEKKKIDGPEDGAAKNELVINLSNIEETVRSHDMNVLDKSPRVAGFLDLASPATPSSVGCSSSTGVEEKESYRAVNVDHYTANLSCSPSIVSWNPNEGSIFNLENLELTSFACVSSLICDLLQSDDLSSRSSNYLGANLVNKLLLWKVDALKALEITVTEIDSLETELKSLIPGPGDSCPHPDAPSLQPQKFHFKPCKEQGTASNFIHGPTPLHLVSSGDAIVENTPGAVEDEHVRLKSENFDSPSSATSKYIEVSLSGDDAYSSQNNTGLVNLDVKNPSNLNEKYVGNGLCDEENVCRADYCELTHINSCSDLARVMDDDVLDIYDSILASNRVQANAASEALNKLLPSKQCMAGPKVSCLASVPSLIKKKYYMRKQFLRFKEKVLTIKYKLFQHFWIEGRLVSVRKLQAKSHKKIDVVGHKKHRYGRPGTCSLASSSRTVPAEDVVGFVSGLLSESSFKPCRNALKMPALILDKKEMQMSRFITSNGLVEDPCAIEKERSMINTWTHAEREIFIDKLAIFGKDFRKIASSLDHKTIADCVEFYYKNHKSDSFEKARKKPEAVKRSKSQCTTYLVASGKRWNREAVAASLDILGEASAIAANADGIENQKGASRFSLGVSSAYKAPRCYDDQSQRSNSLDFYRNEREAVAADVLAGICGSLSSEAMSSCITSSFDPGDGYQDSRCKRVGFSMKRSFNTEITQIVDDECSDESCGEMDPTDWTDVEKSIFIQAVSTYGKDFGMISRCVRSKSRDQCKVFFSKSRKCLGLDLILPGFHNAVSGDVNGGDSDIEDASIVETGSLIYNEGSGAKTEEDLPSPDRKSSHMSNVVSGTLSLKPESKRREELNGLDSTPDPMDAELGVNSLLLVNSQLADKPVSGVNGQNGVTDVPVSMREIGLTGVSSVEESLPGVEEADDHALPNGSTGAEKNTLIEISDELQGKEYEGLDLLLAEDVSTDQKVEEKDANSTGVSGTDWSVTQMKTSSDSQRTESASRAFVDGHSSIQVDNVSACHKKAVLRSTTEDTSDARSLPQNGHIASLRSSTLFSVPIKYQKLSYHNALPSVGINGTYDDHSQNIALTCDCQQHVSGHSLSDHVESSRILRGYPISVPMLNEEVNGCVGCQKQVLHQNASRPDGNLHTGHHAEPLLKKCNSSGHDSKMFEAQHPVHDQTVDHSGPQPSGSSGFEKPSGNGDVKLFGKILVPSQQKQNSRGQQTEDNNGQNHKPGSALLGLKFNNEQNVSFDCSLPKFDRHNYLGSDDIQARNFSFWDGNRMKTGLPPIPDSTLLLTKYPAAFSNFTIPAVKIEHPPLHGIVASNDRPVNGGVSLYSTKDLCSSNGIADYLKYQEGQQPFTINMKNPQATLFPEMQRQNGFHIIPGMQQQSRGVVEMNIGRGVLVGGQCSNVSDPVAAIKMHYAKNEQFSLQAGSIIKDDDTWRSKGDVGR, from the exons ATGCCGCCGGAACCATATCCGTGGGATCGGAGAGATTTCCGTAAGCACGAGAGATCCGGGCCGGACCCTCGTTTTGGAGGTGGATTTGGAGGCGGCGGGTCTCCCAGATGGCGAGACCAACAACATCACAACGCACCGCCTGCTCACCCGCCTTCGTACCACCAAAACTATCAccatcagcagcagcagcagcagcagcagcagcagcgttGGTATTCTGATTTCCGGACTCGTTCTCTCCCACCTG CTCAAGGTAAGCAAGCTGGTTGGTACGCGCATCCTGACGAGGGTAGTCATGCGTTTCTGCCTTTTGGGTCTAGATTCAGCGACAGGAACTTAGAAGAAGAGAATTTTCGGCCTTACAGATCTTGCAGTGATGGAGGAAGGTATGTGAGAAATAGTAGAGAAAATAGGGTGTCCTTCAGCCAGAAAGAGTGGAAAGCAACTTCTTGGGAACCTTTTGCTGCATCAACTCCTTGTAGACCCAACACCGAGACTAATGATCAGAGTAGGCTTCTGGAGAACAACAAAACAACTCATGAGAGCAATTGTGTTCCCAACTGCCCTAAGAGCGAGAATCTCTCTCGGCCTTCTGATTCTCTAAACCCTTCGGAGCCATCTTGCCCTCTAGAGAAAGAGCGGCAGGATAAGGATGGTGACAATTCTGATAGATTGTGTGCTAATGGATTGGAAAGCACAGGGAAATTAGAGAAAGAAAACTGCTTGGCTTCAATTGATTGGAAACCTCTGAAGTGGTCAAGGTCTGGGAGCTTATCTTCGAGAGGATCTAGTCTCAGTTGCTCAAGTAGCTCAAAGAGTATGGGCATGGATTCTGTTGAGAGAGTGGCTGAGGTACGGGAAAAGAAACTGGCGCCTGTTCAATCTCCTATCGCAGAGGCTACTACTTGTGTAATGACTGCTGCTCCAGCTTCATCTGAAGAGACTAGTTCCAGGAAGAAACCACGACTTGGCTGGGGCGAGGGACTGGCTAAGtatgagaagaaaaaaatagatgGCCCTGAAGATGGTGCAGCAAAAAATGAACTGGTTATTAACCTCAGTAACATCGAAGAAACTGTTCGGTCTCATGACATGAACGTGCTTGATAAGAGTCCCAGGGTTGCAGGTTTTCTTGATCTTGCTTCACCTGCAACTCCATCTTCAGTTGGCTGTAGCTCATCTACAG GTGTTGAGGAGAAAGAATCCTACAGGGCTGTCAATGTAGATCATTACACAGCTAATTTAAGCTGTTCACCTAGTATTGTTTCCTGGAATCCGAACGAGGGATCAATTTTTAACCTAGAAAACTTAGAGCTTACTTCTTTTGCTTGTGTCAGCTCTTTGATTTGTGATTTGTTACAATCAGATGATCTAAGTTCCAGGAGTTCGAATTATCTCGGAGCTAACTTGGTGAACAAGTTGTTGTTATGGAAGGTTGATGCATTAAAGGCACTTGAGATCACCGTAACAGAGATAGATTCGCTTGAAACTGAACTGAAGTCATTGATACCTGGTCCTGGAGATAGCTGTCCTCATCCAGATGCACCCAGTTTGCAACCACAAAAATTTCACTTTAAACCTTGCAAGGAGCAAGGCACAGCTTCCAATTTTATTCATGGACCGACTCCTTTGCATCTTGTTTCGTCCGGAGACGCGATTGTTGAAAATACACCTGGTGCAGTTGAAGATGAGCATGTGAGGTTAAAATCTGAGAATTTTGATAGCCCAAGCAGTGCAACCTCTAAGTATATTGAGGTTTCACTATCTGGGGATGATGCCTACTCTTCTCAAAATAATACAGGTCTTGTGAATTTGGATGTCAAGAATCCTAGTAACTTGAATGAGAAATATGTAGGCAATGGTCTCTGTGATGAGGAAAACGTTTGTCGTGCGGATTACTGTGAACTGACTCACATTAATAGTTGCAGTGATCTTGCTAGGGTTATGGATGATGATGTGTTGGATATTTATGACTCAATATTGGCTTCAAATAGAGTTCAAGCAAATGCAGCTTCTGAAGCCTTAAATAAGTTACTACCTTCCAAACAGTGTATGGCTGGACCTAAAGTTTCTTGCCTGGCAAGCGTTCCCTCACTGATTAAAAAGAAATATTATATGAGGAAGCAATTTCTCAGATTCAAGGAGAAGGTTCTTACAATCAAGTATAAGTTATTTCAGCATTTTTGGATTGAAGGTCGACTGGTTTCTGTGAGGAAGCTTCAAGCAAAGTCTCATAAGAAAATAGACGTGGTTGGGCATAAAAAGCATCGTTATGGCCGCCCTGGAACTTGTTCGCTTG CTAGTAGTTCTCGAACTGTTCCTGCAGAAGATGTAGTTGGTTTTGTTAGTGGGTTGCTTTCTGAATCCTCGTTTAAACCCTGTAGAAATGCTTTGAAGATGCCTGCTTTGATTTTGGACAAGAAGGAGATGCAGATGTCAAGGTTTATCACAAGTAATGGTCTGGTGGAAGATCCTTGTGCTATTGAAAAAGAAAGGTCTATGATCAACACATGGACACATGCAGAGAGAGAGATCTTCATCGACAAGCTTGCCATCTTTGGGAAAGATTTCAGGAAGATTGCATCTTCTTTGGATCACAAGACAATAGCTGATTGTGTTGAGTTCTACTACAAGAACCACAAATCAGATAGCTTTGAGAAAGCTAGAAAGAAGCCTGAAGCTGTGAAACGAAGTAAGTCCCAATGTACTACATACTTGGTCGCCTCAGGGAAAAGATGGAATCGTGAGGCAGTGGCAGCTTCCCTAGACATACTTGGTGAAGCTTCAGCAATTGCGGCTAATGCCGATGGTATTGAGAACCAGAAAGGTGCTTCTAGATTTTCTTTGGGTGTATCTAGTGCTTATAAAGCACCTAGGTGTTACGATGATCAATCACAGAGATCGAACAGTCTGGATTTTTATAGGAATGAGAGAGAAGCGGTGGCTGCCGATGTTTTGGCTGGTATTTGTGGTTCTTTATCATCTGAGGCTATGAGTTCTTGCATCACGAGTTCTTTTGACCCTGGGGATGGATATCAGGATTCAAGGTGTAAGAGAGTTGGTTTTTCGATGAAGCGGTCTTTCAACACTGAGATTACCCAGATTGTTGACGATGAGTGCTCGGATGAGAGCTGTGGGGAGATGGATCCTACTGATTGGACTGATGTTGAGAAATCAATCTTTATTCAGGCTGTGTCAACTTATGGCAAAGATTTTGGAATGATATCACGTTGTGTCAGATCAAAGTCCAGGGACCAGTGCAAGGTATTCTTTAGTAAGTCCCGGAAGTGTCTTGGTTTGGATCTTATTCTGCCTGGATTTCATAATGCAGTTTCTGGTGACGTTAACGGAGGTGATAGTGACATCGAAGATGCCAGTATTGTGGAGACTGGCTCCCTTATTTACAATGAGGGATCAGGGGCCAAGACAGAAGAGGACCTTCCATCTCCTGACCGAAAGTCAAGTCATATGTCTAATGTTGTATCAGGGACACTGAGTTTGAAGCCTGAATCCAAGAGACGTGAGGAATTAAATGGGTTGGATTCCACCCCTGATCCCATGGATGCCGAACTTGGTGTGAATAGTTTGTTGTTGGTTAATTCTCAACTGGCTGATAAACCTGTTTCAGGTGTCAATGGACAGAATGGTGTGACTGATGTTCCCGTATCTATGAGAGAAATTGGATTAACGGGTGTATCCTCTGTTGAAGAATCATTGCCAGGAGTTGAAGAAGCAGATGACCATGCTCTGCCTAATGGATCAACTGGGGCTGAGAAAAATACtttgattgagatttcagaCGAGCTTCAGGGGAAAGAGTATGAAGGGTTGGATCTTTTGTTAGCTGAAGATGTATCAACCGATCAGAAAGTTGAAGAAAAAGATGCTAATTCCACTGGAGTAAGTGGCACAGATTGGTCAGTGACTCAGATGAAGACTTCATCTGACTCACAGCGGACCGAGAGCGCCTCTCGTGCTTTTGTTGATGGGCATTCTTCCATTCAAGTTGATAATGTTTCTGCGTGCCATAAGAAAGCTGTTCTTCGAAGCACTACTGAAGACACATCTGATGCCCGCTCCTTGCCGCAGAATGGTCACATAGCATCCTTGAGGTCGTCAACCTTGTTTTCTGTTccaattaaatatcaaaagctgTCCTATCATAATGCATTGCCGTCCGTTGGTATTAATGGCACCTATGATGACCATTCTCAGAATATTGCTCTGACATGTGATTGCCAGCAGCATGTCTCAGGTCACTCATTGTCAGATCATGTTGAATCCTCTCGGATTCTCAGAGGATACCCAATTTCTGTGCCAATGCTGAATGAAGAGGTAAACGGGTGTGTAGGTTGCCAAAAACAAGTCCTGCATCAGAATGCCTCTCGGCCAGATGGAAATTTGCATACCGGACATCATGCAGAGCCCTTGCTTAAAAAGTGTAATAGTTCGGGACATGATAGTAAAATGTTTGAAGCTCAACATCCTGTTCATGACCAGACCGTAGATCATTCTGGACCCCAGCCCAGTGGCTCATCTGGCTTTGAAAAACCATCCGGGAATGGTGATGTGaaattgtttggtaagattttagTGCCCTCCCAACAGAAACAAAATTCTCGTGGACAACAAACTGAGGACAATAATGGCCAGAACCACAAACCGGGTTCTGCCTTACTGGGCCTGAAATTTAATAATGAACAGAATGTCAGCTTTGATTGCTCTCTGCCAAAGTTTGATCGTCATAACTATCTTGGTTCCGATGATATTCAGGCAAGAAATTTCAGCTTTTGGGATGGAAACAGGATGAAGACAGGGCTTCCTCCTATACCCGACTCAACCCTTTTGTTGACTAAGTATCCTGCAGCATTTAGTAATTTTACCATTCCTGCTGTGAAAATCGAGCATCCACCATTACATGGAATTGTTGCTAGCAATGACCGCCCTGTGAATGGTGGTGTCTCTCTTTATTCGACCAAGGATCTATGTAGCAGCAATGGAATAGCAGATTATCTAAAGTATCAAGAAGGGCAGCAGCCTTTCACCATAAATATGAAAAACCCACAAGCCACACTATTCCCTGAGATGCAAAGACAGAATGGTTTCCATATCATCCCTGGGATGCAGCAGCAGTCAAGAGGAGTCGTTGAAATGAACATTGGAAGAGGGGTTCTTGTTGGAGGCCAGTGTTCCAACGTCTCGGACCCTGTTGCTGCCATCAAAATGCACTATGCAAAAAACGAACAGTTCAGTTTGCAAGCTGGAAGCATCATCAAAGACGATGATACATGGAGAAGTAAAGGGGATGTAGGCAGGTAG
- the LOC142533845 gene encoding tetraspanin-6-like: MYRFSNTLIGFLNLFTLLASIPIIGAGLWMARSSTTCENFLQTPLLVVGFIVLIISLAGFIGACFHVAWALWVYLAIMLLIIATLMGLTIFGFVVTSPGGGIEVPGRIYQEYHLDKYSGWLRKRIEDPRYWMTVRSCILGSKTCGQVVSWTPYDYLTKDMSPVQSGCCKPPTSCDYTATTTAQDADCYRWNNAPNVLCYECDSCKAGVLENVRRDWHKLAVLSIVMLLFLIGIYSIGCCAFQNAKRAETDYPYGHNRMSKVQPRWDFHWWRWLDDRRNQLY, translated from the exons ATGTACAGATTCAGCAACACATTGATAGGATTTCTCAACCTCTTCACCCTCTTAGCTTCGATACCGATAATCGGGGCCGGGTTATGGATGGCGAGAAGCAGCACGACCTGTGAAAACTTTCTCCAAACACCCCTTCTAGTGGTGGGCTTCATAGTCCTGATAATATCGTTGGCAGGATTCATAGGTGCATGCTTCCATGTTGCGTGGGCACTTTGGGTTTATTTGGCTATCATGCTGCTGATCATAGCAACTTTGATGGGATTAACGATCTTCGGATTCGTCGTCACGAGCCCGGGAGGCGGTATTGAAGTGCCTGGGAGGATATATCAGGAGTATCATCTGGACAAGTATTCGGGATGGTTAAGGAAAAGGATTGAGGATCCGAGGTATTGGATGACTGTTAGGAGCTGTATTTTGGGGTCCAAGACTTGCGGTCAGGTTGTTTCGTGGACTCCTTATGATTATTTGACTAAAGATATGTCTCCAGTTCAG TCTGGCTGTTGCAAGCCACCAACATCATGCGACTATACAGCCACAACGACAGCCCAGGACGCAGACTGCTACAGATGGAACAACGCCCCGAACGTGCTGTGCTACGAGTGTGACTCGTGCAAGGCCGGCGTGCTCGAAAACGTGCGTAGGGATTGGCACAAACTCGCGGTGTTGAGCATCGTGATGCTTCTTTTCCTAATCGGGATCTACTCCATAGGATGTTGCGCCTTTCAGAACGCGAAGAGGGCGGAGACCGACTACCCTTACGGCCATAATCGCATGTCCAAAGTGCAACCTAGATGGGATTTCCATTG GTGGAGATGGTTGGATGACAGAAGGAACCAACTTTATTAG